Within Luteitalea sp., the genomic segment GGTCGGGCCTACACTCAGACCCGGGCTTCGCTCGACGGGCCAGCCCCGTCAGCGTTGCGAGGCCCCACACTCCAATGGCGACGTTGGGGGAAGCACCGCCGACCTGATCCCGCCTGGGGACGTAGCTGAAGGCCGCGCGCTACGTGCGAAAAGGTCAAGTGAACAGCATTGCATCTAAACCACTGGCCGGCGGCCCTGGATCAAGTTCAGAATGATCAGGATCAGCGCGATCACCAAGAGGACGTGGATGAATCCTCCAAGCGTGTACGATGTCACGAGCCCGGCCAGCCAGAGAAACAGCAGGATGAGCAAGATTGTCCAAAGCATGGGTCGTGGTTCCTCTCTCGTCTCGTTTCGATGGTGGCGCTGTCGACCGTGTACTTGCTCCATTCGCTAGAAGCATTCTTCGTGCCGCCGCTGGCCGCTTCCTACTTCGCTCCGGATCTCGGCAGTTGGTCAGAGCGGGCTTTGGGCACGATCGATGCATCACAATGGACCTAGCACATGGTCGGGGTGGCTCGACAGGACTGCCCGCGACCAAGGTGCAGCGGAACTCGACGCCCACGCTCGCATTCCTGCCTGGCGCGGGGTAGTAGTCGAACCCGTCCGCGTCATCGACGCGTCCGCGGCTGGTATAACGGACATCTTCGAGATTCTCGATCCTCACGTACATTAATGTCTCCATACGATGGCAGTGTCGAGCTGGTCTCACCACGATCCCACACGGTAGCCGATTGTGCCGGGTTGCCCTGTGCGACACGTTGTCGCAGGCCGTTGCGCGGCTGTGACAATTCGCCGCAGCCCCCATCTGTTCGATCGGTGGCACACTCGACCGGCATGAGCCGGATGGCCACGTCGCCTTCCGCCGAGACGGTCGTCCCTTCCGCGGCCATGCCGCATCTGCCGCCCGGCCGGTTCTTCGGCGGCATCGAACGCCAGTGGTCGAGCGCGCTCCTCAACGTCTCGATCGTCCGGCACGATGCCGCTCGATCCGTGCCCGAGCACAGTCATACGCACACGTTTATCATGCTGCTGCTCAAGGGGCGCTCCCGATCGGCCAGGAAATCGCACACCCGAACGTCGTTCATACAGTCGATCGTCCCCGTAATGCCGCCAGGAACGAACAGCACTTCGAGATCGCGGACACTCGTCGAACGTCTGGTTCGCCGCGATCGGCAAGCCGACGTCGGTCGAGACCGGTGACTTGTCCCGCCAGACGAGTTGGACGTTTCAGCGAAGGACGTTGAACACCGTCATGGGGCCGATGAGATCCAGCGCGACCATCCTCGGATACAGGAGCATCGCCACCTTTGGTGCATCCAGCGAGATGCTCATCATGTCGGCAGCCGGTGTTGTTTGAGCCCCCCGTGCGGGCACTGGCGCCCCAGAGCAGCGCAGGGCCAAGCGCAAGCAGGGGTGCGCGAGCGAAATGGGTGACGAGCGCTTGCATTGGCAGTCTCGCTCTGGCGGCGGCGGGTCTGCTGAGGAGCTACGAGGCGACCTCCCACTGGGACTTTCGGTGTCGACATGCACGCCGTTCGCGCGGCGTCATTCGCCCCTGTCGTCGGCCACATCACGGTTAGAGTTTGGTCGCCAATCGGCTGGGTGGAGCCGGCATGCTCTACAAGCGTCGCACCGTGTGGTGGTACGAGTTCGTCATCCGTGGTCAGCGGATTCGTGAGTCAACGTACTCGCGATCTCGTTCCCTCGCCCGTCGCGCGCTGGAGCATAGGAGAGGCGCCCGACGACACGCGTTATCCAAACGGACGATATGTGGTAAATCCTCCGTGAACTGATGGTTCTTGGGCTACTACCTAGCGTCCTGGATTCGCGGCCGGCCCGGTACCGCCTCGTGATTGAGTTGGTAGGGCGACTTCGCGGACCGTCGCCACGCCGTTACCCAGACATCCCGTAGCATCGCGGCCCCTTCGGCCAACCTCTCCGCCGTGAACGGCTTCGCTTCGGCTCGCTCGCGGCCCGATCCGAATGGCGCCTCGCTGTCCCATCGGTAGATCGTCTCGACATGGCCGTTGCACGCCGCGATGTATCTGGAGGATTCTTCCAGCCAATCGCCTAGCTCCACGGGCCTCTGCGTCAGCGCGGCCTCGACGTCGCGACCGTCGATGACACGGTCGACGTAGTCGGTCTCGTACCTCCCGTGAATACTGCGGTCCGTTGCATAGCCGTGTGGATTCGGCACCGACGGATGCCAGCCGAGCAGGTGAACCGAACAGTGCATGGGCTGGGACATATCGGTCACCCAATGCGCCAAGGCGCCCGCGATGAACAGAATGCTCTGTTCGAGCTGGCGCTTCTCCGTCCTTCGCTCCACTGTGTCTTCTCCCATACCGCGCCATCGTCGGAACGCGCCGCTGAGCATATCGGCCCACTCCTGAATCGCGTAGGGTGCGAGGCCAAATGGCGCAAGCGAGGGCCTGTCCGCGTCGAGCATTCCTGCCTCGATCAGCTCGACCAGAAAGAGATGCCTGTTGCGCGGCAGGACCTTGGGCGCGCGCTCGTAGCTGAAGAAATGATTCGGTCCGGATGTCTCCACCACTGCCGGAGACTCGGGCGTCCGCCAGCGATCGGGCTCTGTGCTGAGGAATCTGAGCTGTGGTCCCGCGGTTCGAAAGAACGCCGGCATGTCCGCGGGCAGAACGTTCATAGTCGCGGCGATCTGCATCCGGTGCCCTCTCAGGCCCCAAGGCTCGGCCACCGGCGCGTGGAGGAAGAGTGCCACCAAGCAGAGCGTGGTCATACGCGTCATGCGATGCTGTGCCATCGGCTGCTCCTGTAAACTGGTGTTTGACGTGCGGCTCAAAAAGAATACCGGACGCCGAGCTGAACCCGACGTCCAGGGCGCGCCCCCGTAATGCGCCCGAAATCGACGGCATCCTGACGGTTGACGACCGCGTCCGTGCATGCGTTGGTGCAGTTGGCGTTGACGGTGTTGAGCAGGTTGTCGCTCTCGACGAACAGCTCGAGGGCGTGCGAGTCGAGCCATCGCACTCGTCTGATGACACGGACGTCGACTTGCAGGAAGCGCGGCCCGACGACGGAATTCCTGGCCACGCCGATTTGGCGATCGTTCAGCACGAGGTCATTGTTGAGATCCACGCCCGCTCGCGGATCTATCGGATAGCCGCTGTTCCAGAAGGCCGTGGACGACAGCTCCCAGCCGTTGAAGAAGCGCAGGAAGCGGGTCTGGAACTGCGGCGCGTAGAGCGCGGCGAGGTTGAGAGTGTGCCGGGCGTCGCCGTTGAGATCCCCACGGTCAAAGCGGCGGTCTGCAGGATTCGACAGTGCACCGCCCTGCATTTCCCCATCGCCCACCGCGTGCGACCACGTCCACGTCGCAGATAACTGGAGACCCGCCGTGGACCGCCGGCGGACTGTCACGTCCAGCCCGTGGTAGTTGCTTTTTGCGCCAGACTCGAGGAGATTGATCGCGTTGAATCGGGTGTCCGGCCGGCCGCTCGCTCCTTGGAACACGGGCCGTCCGTCGGCGAGATCGCGAACGGGCTCCCCGAGGTTGATATCGCGTGCGTAGAGCCCGTCGCGATGTCCCCACCAGCTGTACTGGAGGGCGACGGTGAGATTGCGAACGAACTCGTGCTCGATGCCGATGCCGGCGTTGTGCCCGTACAGCGTCCGCAGCTCCGGCGAGAACGCCGTGACAGACGGTGCGACCGCCGGAAGGCTGGTCTCGGCCCCTGCGAGCAGCGATGGAAACGTCGGCGCTCCTGCGTCTGAACCCTGGACGACGTAAGTCTGTACGCGCCGTCCATTGTTGATTCCGGCATTGATCAGCAGGTTCAGACTCGGCGTGTCGTAGAAGACGCCGTAGAAGCCCCGGAGCACCGTGCGCCGGCTGCGGACGGGCAGCAGGCTGAAGCCGACGCGAGGCGCGATATTGGTGCGAGCGTCCTGCACATCTCGCGACAAGAGGTGCGGCGCCCGATCGTCCATCACGGGATAGAGGAGCGCCTCGTGGCGGATGCCGACGTTGACGGTGAACCTCGGCGAGATGCGCAACTCGTCCTGCGCAAACCACGTTAGGAAGTGAAAGCGGCGCGCGAGGCTCGAGTCGCCGAGCTGCTGTGTGAGCTGGCTATAGGTGTACGGCCGCCCGGTCGCCGGGTCGATGTCACCGCGGACCGTCTGGAGATACTGATCGAGCGGCGTGACCGGGCCCCGTCCGTCCGCGGCGGCGAGGCCGTTGAAGGTGAATGTCCGATTGAGCGCGTTGGTGACCGCCAGGCGGGTCGTCTGATAACCGAAACCGGCCTTGACCATGTGCCGACCCTTCGTCCACGTGAGGGTCTGGCTCGCGGTGGTGGACGTCTCGGTGCCCTCGTTGAAGGCCAGGGGATTCACACCAATGTTGGCGACGCTCTGAATATTGATGAAGGCGCCGTCAGGACCACTGGAACCGACTGGGCGTCTCGTCTCGGTCCGCGTGTTGAAGCTGAAGCGAGATTCGCTGAGCAGAGACGGCGTCAGCGTCGACACCCATTGAAGTGCGACCGTATTCTGCCGGTCTCTGTAATCCGTCGTGCGCGCGGGAATCGTCAGGCCGGTACGTCCCACCGGCTGCGCGTTTGAAAAGCGCCCGTACCGGACGAACCCACTGTTGCGCGGGTTGAGCTGAAAGTTCACCTTCGCGCTTGGCGAATGGTACGTCTCTCCGTACTCGGAGTCTGCGACGTCTTCGGCCGTGAGTCCGAGTGCTTGGGTATTCGCAGTCGTGATCGTCACCGGCTGCGGCTCGCGATAGGGGTTGTACTCGTCGTTGACGAAGAACCACACGCGGTCACGCACGATCGGGCCGCCGAGGTTGCCGGCAGCGAGCCACCAGGACTGCTCGGTCTTGGTGGCGGCCAGCGGAGGCCGCGCCGCCAGGCTATTCGGGCGATAGATGGTCATCCCCGATCCATGAAAGTCGTTCGTTCCCCCGCGCGTCACGATGTTGAGCGTCGCGCCGGCCGATCGCCCGAACTCCGCCGACTGGCCCCCCGAGAGCAGTTGCATCTCCTCGACGGCTTCCGGACTGACGACGCCGAGGCGGATCTGCCGGTCGAAGCGGCGTGACGTGGCGTCGATACCGTCGACCATCCAGGTCGTTCTCGCGAGGCCGCCCGTGAAGAACACCGTGGTCGCGGCATTTGAGCTCGGAACGCCCTTCACGCCCGGACCGATCAGGTGAAGGTTGTAGACATTGCGGGATGAAAGCGGAAGACGGCGCACCGCCCGTTCATTCAGAACTTCGCCCGAGCCGGTCGGCGTGGTCTGCACCATTGACGCATCGGCACGAACCGTAACGCCGTCGTCCACCCCGGCCAGCGACAGGGTCACGTCTACGCGGACGCTGCGGCCGACGTTCAACGTGATGCCTTCCTGGCGGTACTCGGCGAAACCCTGCGCCGAGACTGTCAGTGCGTAGGTGCCCACCCTCAAGAGCGTGAAGCGGAAGTGGCCGTCGGCGTCGGTCGATGTCTCGCGGCGCTGGTTCGTCGCGGGAGCAGTGACCACGACCGTTGCACCGGGGATCCGTGCCCCGGTCGCGTCGATGACGTACCCGTCGATCGCCGCGTCGGCGACGTTGCTCTGGGCCATGAGGACTCCAGCGTGGCCGAGAAGACAGATGAGCAGGAGCGTTGTTCTCATGGCGGCCAGTCTCGCGGATCGCGACAGGCGGGTGGTAGGTGGTTTGACAGTGTTTTGACCGTGTTTTGACCGTGAAGGCGTGACTTCGGCGATCGTGCGGCCCGCGCCGTTACATAGCCGTCACCGTATCGTGGCCTTCAATTTACCGACCGGCTCGAGGCTCGGCATTACAATCTGCTTCGTGGTCGAGGGTGCGGGTGATCGAAGGGCGCTCGTGGATCGCGTGCTCGCGAGTCGGCAGTTTGCGCGCTCGATCAAACTGTCCGCCTTCCTGCGTTTCGTCTGCGATAGCGCGATCGACGGAGCCATCGCGCAGGTGTCCGAACACAACATTGGCGTCCGGGTGTTCGGGCGCCCACCCGCCTACAACCCGGCCGAGGACAATATCGTCCGCTCCCAGGCAAGACTGCTCCGCCAGAGGCTGGATGCATATTTCGAGGGCGAAGGGCGGACGGAGGCCCTTCGAATCTCGATACCGAAAGGGGCGTATCGGCCCGTCTTCGAGCGACGGGCACTCGATGCAGCGGTCGGCAGCGCACCGCCAGTTGCTGGCGCGCGTGCCATGACGCGCCGCCGTGCGATGACCGTGGCGGCATCCCTCGCCGTGTCGGCCGGAGGCTACGCAGTGTGGCCCCGGGCTGCGGAGTCTCGTTCTGGGGCGCTCTGGCAATCGATCTTCAACAGGACGCGCAGCACGTTGATCGTGCCCGCGGATACCGGTCTCGTTCTGGCGCAGGATCTGGCGCAGCAGAGCGTGACCCTGGCTGATTACATCACCGGCGACTACGTGGCGAAGCTCGCGTCGCACGGCAGCATCTCGAGCGACCTGTTGCGGAGGATCGCTCGGCGGCGCTACAGCGGAGCAGTCGATGTCGCCGTGGCCTCCAGACTGATGACCCGTCCGGAGGCGTCTTCCGCGAAAGCCATGGTCCGCTATTCGAGGGACCTGCGCCTGGCTGAGTTCAAGGTGTCGAATGCCATTCTCCTGGGCGCGCCGCATTCGAACCCCTGGCTCCAGCTCTTCGGCAAGAAGTTGAACTTCTGGCTGGATCTCGACCTCGCGCAATCCGAGTTCATCGTACAGAACCGGTCGCCGCGCCCCGGGGAACAGCGCGAGTACCGGACGCACCTGAAGGACGCGCAGCGATCGGTGTGGGCCGTGCTGTCGTTCCTGCCGAATGTGGATGACGCCGGGCGTGTGCTCATGCTCGCGGGAGCGTCGACTGCCGGGACCGAGGCGGCCGCCGAGTTCCTGCTGAACGATGACGCGATGAACGCCTTCCTGGCTCGATCGCCAGCGTCTAATGGCGGACCCTCGTACTTCAACGTTCTGCTGGAAGCACACCCCGTGGCGGGGACGGCTCCACAGGCACGGCCGATCGCTTGGCGCTTCCTCTAGAGGCGATGGCGGGCACCACCTGCTGAATCGTCGCGCCGTGGCGGGCCGCCGTGAGCTTCAACGACTGCTCATTCTGATTATCAAGATGTCGTAATCAAATGAAGTCCCCCTGCCGACGGGCGACTCGACGCGTGCATCAGGGCTACCTTACACGGATACCCGCCAGGAGGCGCCGATCTGATCCAATCGGGTACGTGGCGAGCACAGAAGTGCACAATTGGATTGCTGTGCCAGTGTACTCCTGCTTGCCTCAACCGGAAGCAATGCAGATCGTTTTTAGTCCACCGGGTCGCGGCGCCAACTCTTTCGCTACTGTCGCGCCTCGTACGCCGCGACCGCCGGGCTAAGAACGCTCTGCATTGGACCGGTTTCCTGCGTAGTTGACGGAGCGTTATGAGACGTGTCCGCCGTCAGCAAGAGACAATAGGATCCCCTGCCAGCAGTCGCCACAAGGCCAGGCGCAGGGCATCGCCCACCACCCTGTACACTCCGGTTTCTGACCGGATGCTCATCTGATGGATCGCTTTGGGATCCGCGAAATTGCTCAATGTTTTTGTGAGTCTCGCTCTGCAAATCCAGAGGAAAGACAGATTCACCGACCAGAATTGTTCACAACCGCGATCGGAGCTAATTTCGCTAAGTTGTTGAAAAGATTGGCTCCTCAGGCTGGACTCGAACCAGCAACCCTCCGGTTAACAGCGTAATGCAGGTGGTCGGACTCGTGGGTTCTTCGGTGGTTTAGCTCGGGTGAGAACGGCGTATTCCCTGGTATTCGGCGCCAGATTGTTCACAAAATTGTTCACTGCAAGGATTGCGCATCTCAGCATGCGCGGGGCCTGCAGCGGTCAAGTCTCGCGCCGCACATCGTTCGCGGCCTTGTCTTCACGCAGGCCGCTGAACGCCGAGTGCCTGAGACGGCCGTCGGCTGTCCATTCTGCGAACCGGATGTGAGCGACTGCCGCGGGCTTCAGCCATTGCATCTGCTTCATCTCCTCGGGCGTCACGCCACCACCCCAATGAGTGGTGTTGCCAGTCGGAAGGTCGAAAAACGGACACTGCTTGGTACCCAGCTGCTGCAAACGCTGGAGCACCTCTCGTCGTACGTGCGGCGTGAATCCTGCTCGGACCTTGGCGGCGAACCGCAGGTCCCCGTCAACGTGGTAGCCGACTAGTAGCGCATCGACGCTATGCGGGCCAGGGCGATACCCTCCGATCACGAATTCCTGCTGCAGGTCGATGCGGTACTCAAGCCACAGTTCGCTGCCCGCGGCGAAGGTCAGTTGCGATGGCCAGCAGTCAACGGCTGTGTCCACGCCATCTCCCGCTCGCCCGGGCGGTTGCCGTTCGGGTGTGGCTTGCTGGAGATCACACGTGCGCGGACGTAGAGCTCGTCGCCGCGCAGCTTATACCGGCCAGACACGCCCCGCACGCGGTCGAACGTCACGCCGATGTCGTTGCTGTAGTTGTGCGACACCCGGCCCCCGGTGTCCGGCGGCACGTTCGTCACCGGCGTGCCGTTCAGGTCCACGCCGCGCCGCGTTCCGATGAACTCAATGGTATACTCGCCCCCCGCCTGCGGCTCGATATCGACCTGCAGCGTGCTGCCGGCGCGGGCAACCTCCCGCAGCATGACGCCGGTCGTGGCGTAGAAATCGCCACGCTGCATGGCCGACACGATCGAATCCGGTGTCAGCCGAGCCGCGCGCACCATGATCCAGCCAAGCCCGGCTTGCGCCTGACCTCGTTCGTCCTTCACCGTGCTGAATACGTGGGCGTCATCGGACACGACGGCGTAGAGCGTCGGCCGCCCTTCGGCCGCCCGCTTCGCCAAGACGATGTCCCAGAGAGGCTCCATGCCAACGTGCAGGTCGTCCCCGTGGCTGTTGAAGAAGTCGTCGACGTGGTACAGCTCGAAAAAACCCTCTCCCTTGCCGTACTGGACCGCGATCAGGTCTTCGACGGTCATGCCGAATCGATAATTGGGATGGTTGATCTGAGCGATGATCCGGCGCCCGGTGGCAACGCCCTGATCGTGCACGGCGTTGAGGTTGTTCTGCAGGACCTCGAGGGTGCTCTCCCCGCCGCGCGGCTCGATGACGCTCTGCAAATTGATGCCGTTCACGTGCACGTTGTGAGGCGCCGTGATCTCCTCGCCCTGGATGAACATGAACTCGCCAGCCTGCTCGAACAGGTGGCGGAACTCGTCCAGGGTCCTGAGGCGCACCTGCTTCTTGGTGCCCTGTCCCCGCACTTGCACCCAATCGTCCCCGAAGTGCTCGCGATATGACGCGAGCGCCGCTTCGAGCCCGCTGAAATTGGTGTGGAACGGATACCAGAACGTGGGCCATGGGTAGTACCACTCGTCCCCGGACTGGCGTCCCGTCAACCCATAGTCGATCGGCCCCTGCTGCAGGATGTTGTGGTCGCTGAGGACCAGGAAGTTGTAGCCGTGCTCGACGTACCAGGCGGCCACCACCTCTGGCGGCGCGTCCCCCTCGCTCCACCAGGTGTGCGTGTGGGTGTTGCCCTTCCACCAGCGCGGCGCCTCCGCCCGGTAGTCACCGCAGAACACGGCGCCGCCTGTCTGCTGGGCCGCCACGCCGCCCCCCGCCGCGATCATTCCCCCAGCGGCGAGCGCCAGCGTCAGCGCAGTCGCCCTCAGGCGGCGCGTCATACGCCCGCCGTCTCGAGATGCCATCACGTCGTCGTCTCCTACTGCAGTTGGCATGAGAGCAGGTCGGCGTCTCAGAACGTGTAGCGCAGGCCGAGCTGCACGGTGCGCCCGCCGCCGCCTTCCGTGTTGTCGGTCGAGAGGATCTGACCCACGGCCGGGCTCGTGATGTCGGCGACCGGCAACCCGAACGCGGGATGGTTGAACAGGTTGATGAACGTCGCTTGGAAGCGGAGGCGCTGGTGTCCTGCCCACGGTCCGAACTCTTTGTAGACGC encodes:
- a CDS encoding lmo0937 family membrane protein, giving the protein MLWTILLILLFLWLAGLVTSYTLGGFIHVLLVIALILIILNLIQGRRPVV
- a CDS encoding TonB-dependent receptor plug domain-containing protein, coding for MRTTLLLICLLGHAGVLMAQSNVADAAIDGYVIDATGARIPGATVVVTAPATNQRRETSTDADGHFRFTLLRVGTYALTVSAQGFAEYRQEGITLNVGRSVRVDVTLSLAGVDDGVTVRADASMVQTTPTGSGEVLNERAVRRLPLSSRNVYNLHLIGPGVKGVPSSNAATTVFFTGGLARTTWMVDGIDATSRRFDRQIRLGVVSPEAVEEMQLLSGGQSAEFGRSAGATLNIVTRGGTNDFHGSGMTIYRPNSLAARPPLAATKTEQSWWLAAGNLGGPIVRDRVWFFVNDEYNPYREPQPVTITTANTQALGLTAEDVADSEYGETYHSPSAKVNFQLNPRNSGFVRYGRFSNAQPVGRTGLTIPARTTDYRDRQNTVALQWVSTLTPSLLSESRFSFNTRTETRRPVGSSGPDGAFINIQSVANIGVNPLAFNEGTETSTTASQTLTWTKGRHMVKAGFGYQTTRLAVTNALNRTFTFNGLAAADGRGPVTPLDQYLQTVRGDIDPATGRPYTYSQLTQQLGDSSLARRFHFLTWFAQDELRISPRFTVNVGIRHEALLYPVMDDRAPHLLSRDVQDARTNIAPRVGFSLLPVRSRRTVLRGFYGVFYDTPSLNLLINAGINNGRRVQTYVVQGSDAGAPTFPSLLAGAETSLPAVAPSVTAFSPELRTLYGHNAGIGIEHEFVRNLTVALQYSWWGHRDGLYARDINLGEPVRDLADGRPVFQGASGRPDTRFNAINLLESGAKSNYHGLDVTVRRRSTAGLQLSATWTWSHAVGDGEMQGGALSNPADRRFDRGDLNGDARHTLNLAALYAPQFQTRFLRFFNGWELSSTAFWNSGYPIDPRAGVDLNNDLVLNDRQIGVARNSVVGPRFLQVDVRVIRRVRWLDSHALELFVESDNLLNTVNANCTNACTDAVVNRQDAVDFGRITGARPGRRVQLGVRYSF